One Candidatus Paceibacterota bacterium DNA segment encodes these proteins:
- a CDS encoding tRNA-dihydrouridine synthase: MNYGFWKELPQPFFVLAPMADVTDLPFRRIIAQCGRPDVWYTEFVAAAGLASRGREKLLPLLRFEPSEQPIVAQFFGADPEQMFQAAKLARELGFAGVDINMGCPDRKVVKQGAGIGLCKDPSRARAIIAAAKEGAGDLPVSVKTRLGFSHIDLEGWVRPLLDERIPVLIIHGRTAKELSLVPAHWDRITEVASMARDYGTLVVGNGDILSRADGERRAQESGVHGLMVGRGIFHNPWLFAPDADRQRTPRERITLLQRHTDAFEEVWGSRGRNFDTLKRFFKIYISGWDGAKDLRTHYMEAKTFADVRAITTEALQKFSL; encoded by the coding sequence ATGAACTACGGATTCTGGAAAGAACTACCGCAACCATTTTTTGTGCTCGCACCAATGGCAGATGTTACCGATCTGCCGTTTCGGCGCATCATTGCTCAGTGTGGGCGTCCCGATGTGTGGTATACGGAATTCGTTGCGGCAGCGGGGCTCGCATCACGTGGACGTGAAAAACTCTTGCCACTTCTCCGCTTTGAACCAAGTGAACAGCCAATCGTTGCTCAATTTTTTGGAGCAGATCCAGAACAGATGTTCCAAGCGGCGAAGCTTGCACGTGAGCTTGGCTTTGCTGGTGTTGATATCAATATGGGATGTCCTGATCGCAAAGTGGTGAAACAGGGGGCCGGCATTGGATTATGTAAAGATCCTAGTCGTGCGCGAGCTATTATCGCGGCCGCAAAAGAAGGAGCAGGCGATCTTCCCGTCTCGGTAAAAACGCGACTGGGTTTTTCGCACATCGATCTTGAAGGGTGGGTCCGTCCATTGCTCGATGAGCGCATTCCCGTGCTTATCATCCACGGACGCACCGCAAAGGAGCTTTCACTTGTTCCAGCGCACTGGGATCGCATTACTGAAGTGGCAAGTATGGCTCGTGATTACGGAACGCTTGTGGTTGGAAACGGAGATATACTCTCTCGTGCTGACGGTGAAAGGCGTGCGCAAGAAAGCGGTGTTCATGGGCTCATGGTTGGCCGTGGTATTTTTCACAATCCATGGCTTTTCGCACCCGACGCAGATCGTCAGCGAACGCCGCGCGAGCGCATCACCCTTCTTCAGCGCCATACTGATGCGTTTGAAGAAGTGTGGGGATCGCGTGGGAGAAATTTTGATACGTTGAAACGTTTTTTCAAAATCTATATTTCAGGATGGGATGGTGCGAAAGATCTCCGCACGCACTACATGGAAGCAAAAACATTTGCCGACGTTCGCGCTATTACCACAGAAGCGCTTCAGAAGTTCTCTTTATAA
- the rpsK gene encoding 30S ribosomal protein S11, translating to MGKKKIVTKVDTEVSATAGGAAPVRRGAKRQVLNGIANISISYNNTIISIADMKGNVLSWSSSGLLGFKGTKKSTPYAANLVAKDCLEKSKKYGVANLKIVVRGVGPARESAIRGIASSGLHILSLVDRTPVAHNGVRARKPRRI from the coding sequence ATGGGAAAGAAGAAAATTGTCACAAAAGTTGATACCGAGGTTTCCGCAACAGCAGGTGGCGCTGCTCCGGTGCGCCGTGGCGCAAAGCGCCAGGTGTTGAATGGCATTGCGAATATCTCCATTTCATACAACAACACGATCATCTCAATCGCTGATATGAAGGGGAACGTGCTCTCGTGGTCATCCTCTGGCCTCCTTGGGTTCAAGGGAACGAAGAAATCAACTCCGTATGCCGCAAACCTTGTGGCAAAAGACTGTCTCGAGAAGTCAAAGAAGTATGGCGTGGCGAACCTCAAGATCGTCGTTCGCGGCGTCGGCCCAGCTCGCGAGTCAGCTATCCGTGGCATCGCATCGAGTGGGTTGCACATTCTTTCACTCGTAGATCGAACTCCTGTGGCACACAACGGAGTTCGCGCTCGTAAGCCGCGTCGCATCTAA
- the rpsD gene encoding 30S ribosomal protein S4, which yields MARYLGPREKIERRLGEKLALKGERSHSQKSALVRRPYPPGVHGKTGNFGKVSEFGLQLRSKQKVRKTYRLMEKQFKSIIQRALTEKMDPYDAMIAALETRLDNAVFRMGLAQSRDQARQLVNHGHVTVNGRKVSIPSFRVSQGDVLGIREGSKKNVFMSSLMPQWLANYEAPAWMTLDKQTMTATVNTIPKMDASGLKVDDLQAIIEYYSR from the coding sequence ATGGCACGATATCTTGGACCACGAGAGAAAATTGAGCGTCGCTTAGGAGAAAAGCTTGCCTTAAAAGGTGAGCGTTCTCACTCGCAGAAGTCAGCATTAGTGCGCCGCCCGTATCCACCCGGTGTACATGGAAAGACGGGTAACTTTGGAAAGGTCTCTGAATTCGGCCTTCAGCTCCGTTCAAAGCAAAAGGTCCGCAAGACCTATCGCCTTATGGAGAAGCAGTTTAAGAGCATCATTCAGCGCGCTCTTACTGAGAAAATGGATCCGTACGATGCGATGATCGCCGCGCTTGAAACTCGCTTAGATAACGCGGTGTTCCGCATGGGTCTTGCTCAATCTCGCGATCAAGCGCGTCAGCTTGTAAACCATGGCCACGTCACCGTGAATGGCCGCAAGGTGAGCATCCCTTCGTTCCGCGTTTCGCAGGGCGACGTTTTGGGGATCCGCGAGGGCAGTAAGAAGAATGTGTTCATGAGTAGTCTCATGCCACAGTGGTTGGCAAATTATGAAGCGCCAGCATGGATGACGCTTGATAAGCAGACAATGACTGCGACGGTAAACACGATCCCAAAGATGGATGCCAGTGGTTTGAAGGTTGATGATTTGCAGGCGATTATTGAATATTATTCACGATAA
- the rpmJ gene encoding 50S ribosomal protein L36, whose amino-acid sequence MKVRASVRPMCNKCKLVRRKKRIYCICSNPKHKQRQG is encoded by the coding sequence ATGAAGGTACGAGCTTCTGTCCGCCCCATGTGTAATAAGTGTAAGCTTGTGCGCCGCAAGAAGCGCATCTATTGCATTTGCTCAAACCCTAAACATAAGCAGCGTCAAGGTTAA
- a CDS encoding alanine--tRNA ligase-related protein, whose translation MQQLAIREKFLSFFKARGHTPVPSSSLLPNDPSVLFTTAGMQQFKPYYTGEADAQKDFQSLNTASVQTCVRTSDIDEVGDERHLTFFEMLGNFSFGGYFKKEAITWAHEFVTKEMGLTIDYVTVFAGEPSVPRDTESAEIWKSLDPSIEIRECGRADNFWGPTGDEGPCGPTTEIYVGGIEIWNVVFNQYFQKKDKTLEPLATPGIDTGMGLERLALVSQKVPTVFETDLFTEIMATIPSDIDERVRRVIADHARTSAFLIMDGVRPSNKDQGYVLRRLLRRMIAREHQLQRSDVSVLATIRAVISQYVSLYPRMQEAEIIEVCSQEREKFLRTLAQGLRELEKISDLTPEGAFKLYESFGLPYEVMKEAGGERAQHLTREAFDAQFKAHQEKSRAGAEKKFGGHGLLLDTGELKAADERELGIVVRLHTATHLLQAALRKVLGPEVHQAGSDITVERTRFDFTFPRKMTDAEIRDVESLVNKAIADDLPVSKVTLSREDAEKTGALHFFKMKYPAHVDVYTVGEGDAPDASGGAGWFSKEFCGGPHVQRTSEIKGIKIAKEEAVSAGVRRIRAVLVD comes from the coding sequence CGTTGCTTCCTAATGACCCGTCTGTGCTCTTTACCACGGCGGGCATGCAGCAGTTCAAACCCTATTACACTGGCGAAGCTGATGCGCAAAAAGATTTTCAATCACTGAATACCGCATCGGTGCAAACATGCGTGCGCACGTCAGACATTGATGAAGTAGGTGACGAACGCCACCTCACGTTCTTTGAAATGCTCGGTAACTTTTCGTTTGGCGGGTACTTTAAAAAAGAAGCGATTACATGGGCGCACGAATTCGTCACAAAAGAAATGGGGCTCACGATCGATTACGTAACCGTGTTTGCGGGTGAGCCAAGCGTACCGCGCGATACAGAGAGCGCAGAGATTTGGAAATCCCTCGATCCATCTATTGAAATCCGTGAATGTGGCCGTGCCGACAACTTCTGGGGACCAACGGGCGACGAGGGGCCATGTGGACCGACTACTGAAATCTATGTCGGCGGCATTGAAATCTGGAACGTGGTTTTTAATCAATACTTTCAGAAGAAAGACAAAACACTCGAACCACTCGCAACACCAGGCATTGATACAGGCATGGGGCTTGAGCGTTTGGCGCTCGTGAGCCAAAAGGTGCCTACCGTTTTTGAAACGGATCTGTTCACGGAGATCATGGCAACGATTCCTTCAGATATTGATGAGCGTGTACGACGTGTCATCGCAGATCATGCACGTACGAGCGCGTTTCTCATCATGGACGGCGTGCGTCCATCGAACAAAGATCAGGGCTACGTCTTGCGCCGTCTCTTGCGCCGCATGATCGCGCGCGAACACCAACTCCAGCGCTCCGATGTGAGTGTGCTCGCAACCATTCGCGCGGTTATTTCTCAATATGTGTCGCTCTATCCACGCATGCAGGAGGCTGAAATCATTGAAGTGTGCTCACAAGAACGTGAAAAATTTCTGCGTACCCTTGCGCAGGGCCTTCGTGAGCTTGAAAAAATTTCTGACCTTACACCAGAAGGAGCATTTAAACTATATGAAAGCTTCGGACTTCCGTATGAAGTCATGAAAGAAGCTGGTGGTGAACGAGCACAGCATCTCACGCGCGAAGCATTCGATGCGCAATTCAAAGCACATCAAGAAAAATCTCGCGCAGGTGCGGAGAAGAAGTTCGGTGGTCACGGACTCCTTCTCGATACGGGCGAGCTTAAGGCCGCCGACGAACGCGAGCTCGGTATTGTTGTTCGCCTTCACACCGCAACGCACCTGCTTCAGGCAGCGCTTCGTAAAGTACTTGGTCCAGAGGTGCACCAGGCGGGATCTGATATTACCGTCGAGCGCACGCGTTTTGATTTTACATTCCCACGTAAAATGACCGACGCGGAAATTCGAGATGTTGAATCGCTGGTGAATAAGGCGATCGCAGACGACCTACCCGTATCAAAAGTAACCCTCTCTCGTGAAGACGCAGAAAAAACAGGCGCGCTTCACTTCTTTAAAATGAAATACCCAGCACATGTCGATGTGTATACAGTCGGCGAGGGGGATGCCCCCGACGCTTCTGGCGGGGCAGGGTGGTTCTCAAAAGAGTTTTGCGGTGGTCCTCACGTGCAACGCACCAGTGAGATTAAGGGCATCAAGATCGCAAAAGAGGAAGCGGTCTCTGCCGGCGTGCGCCGCATTCGAGCAGTGCTGGTAGACTAG
- the rpsM gene encoding 30S ribosomal protein S13 — translation MPRIFGVQIPDNKKVLYALQYLYGVGLATSKKVLTEAKVDGDKRAQELSADELNRIQKILERDHKLEGDLRKEIGQNIKRYKEIGTLHGSRLARRLPLKGNTRRNSRTTRGNVRKTMGSGRKDANQKT, via the coding sequence ATGCCTCGTATTTTTGGTGTTCAAATTCCAGATAATAAAAAAGTGCTCTACGCTCTGCAGTATTTGTATGGCGTAGGTTTGGCAACAAGCAAGAAGGTGCTCACCGAGGCAAAGGTAGACGGTGATAAGCGTGCTCAAGAGCTGAGCGCAGATGAACTCAACCGCATTCAGAAGATTCTCGAGCGCGATCATAAGCTCGAAGGAGATCTTCGTAAGGAAATCGGACAGAACATTAAACGCTATAAAGAAATCGGCACCCTCCACGGGAGTCGCCTTGCACGCCGCTTGCCGTTAAAGGGCAACACGCGTCGCAATTCTCGCACAACGCGTGGTAATGTTCGTAAGACCATGGGTTCCGGCCGTAAGGATGCAAACCAAAAGACCTAA
- the infA gene encoding translation initiation factor IF-1 produces MYDGRGSFSRVADQKQKITGVIVEALPDTNFRVQLPDGRIILAYLAGKMRLHRIKVMLGDTVAVEMAPDGSRGRIVYRN; encoded by the coding sequence TTGTATGACGGACGCGGCTCCTTTTCACGAGTGGCTGACCAGAAGCAAAAAATAACCGGTGTGATAGTCGAGGCATTGCCCGACACGAATTTTCGCGTCCAATTGCCCGACGGCCGCATCATCCTTGCCTACTTGGCAGGCAAGATGCGCCTTCATCGGATTAAGGTCATGCTCGGAGATACAGTAGCAGTGGAGATGGCCCCGGATGGTTCTCGTGGCCGGATCGTGTATCGCAACTAA
- a CDS encoding ATP-dependent DNA helicase: MPTPVSRKKTETQYEKAFATLNERQREAVAALDGPVMVIAGPGTGKTQMLTLRIATILSKTDYPPEAILALTFTESGALAMRKRLSDIIGPDAYRVTITTFHGFANNIIQTHADAFPDIIGGRAMTDVEGVDLLSELLQTGEYEALRPSGDPEYYIQHCVRAISELKREGVSPEDFEQIVRDDVPGDDDKEVSDRMYARRAELVKLYRAYKDACTARRWYDFDDMIIRARDAMMRDDEVAADVRERYQHILIDEHQDTNAAQHGLIDAIIHEDSSPNIFVVGDAKQAIYRFQGASYENFHALQRAFKKMRVVTLDTNYRSTQRVLDAAHGLAPHSEPLRAHRAFAGMPVRLAQFSHTDVELFGISRIVQTHITEGVAPEEIAVLVRDNAHAEPIVRALGRVGIHAAHTANQSLFRHPHIRPLLLLFRATCMIGDPIALSEALQAGAGKCDAIDVFRFIRSLRSGKEAWDLIRSEAAMRDVGIVHPRPFLELGRHITKAHEEGRRHGPLTALDLLIPLVRLFDAPEDMTDMRALRTLYTAIRGIVARSPDASLETVWRALMRAHDHGALALPVHALPPGYVRVMTAHRAKGLEFKVVIIAHAVDGTWGGKQRRELLSLPEKVYRITDATTQDPEGDERNVFYVALTRAKDVAYITYAVRDLEDRERLPSRFLTELHPAHIETFATDALEAEYLTTYTAHAAAPQPPADVHAYVRDLFLSSGLSVTALNNYLSCPWKFFFRNLVRMPEAPHAHAQLGTAIHAALRAYGEAFTQTGEHIPALAHAAFTKALEHEPLTARDRQHLAERGLEMVEGYLAERASLWRRDALYELRISDVPAHEGIVLHGALDKLEKLSPTEVHVIDYKTGAFKTRNALLGKTKDATGDEVRQLAFYSILLRGYQGGALRMVSGQIEYIQPDPREKYRGEAFALEELPIEETEAAIKKVISEVLALSFWERKCDDRECAYCTMRFGV; this comes from the coding sequence ATGCCCACTCCTGTTTCTCGCAAAAAGACAGAGACTCAGTATGAAAAAGCATTCGCCACTCTGAATGAGCGACAGCGTGAGGCGGTCGCTGCGCTCGATGGTCCAGTTATGGTGATTGCGGGACCAGGTACAGGAAAAACGCAGATGCTCACATTGCGCATCGCTACGATTCTTTCAAAAACAGACTATCCACCAGAGGCAATTCTCGCGCTCACCTTCACTGAATCCGGTGCGCTCGCTATGCGTAAGCGCCTTTCTGATATCATTGGACCCGATGCGTATCGCGTTACCATCACCACGTTTCACGGATTTGCCAACAATATCATCCAGACACACGCTGATGCGTTTCCAGATATTATTGGAGGTCGCGCTATGACCGACGTTGAAGGCGTAGACCTACTCTCCGAGCTGCTACAGACAGGCGAATATGAAGCACTGCGACCTAGCGGTGACCCTGAATATTATATTCAGCACTGTGTTCGAGCTATTAGTGAGTTAAAGCGTGAAGGCGTGTCGCCCGAAGATTTTGAACAGATCGTTCGTGACGATGTGCCAGGAGATGATGATAAGGAGGTATCGGATCGCATGTATGCGCGCCGTGCAGAGCTTGTAAAGCTCTATAGGGCATATAAGGACGCATGCACTGCGCGTCGTTGGTATGATTTCGATGACATGATCATTCGTGCGCGCGATGCCATGATGCGCGACGATGAAGTCGCTGCAGATGTGCGCGAGCGCTACCAGCACATTCTTATTGATGAGCACCAGGATACGAATGCAGCGCAGCACGGGCTGATCGATGCCATTATCCACGAAGATTCGAGCCCTAATATTTTTGTCGTGGGTGACGCAAAGCAGGCGATCTATCGTTTTCAAGGCGCGTCGTATGAAAACTTCCATGCTCTCCAGCGCGCGTTTAAAAAAATGCGCGTGGTGACGCTGGATACTAACTATCGCTCGACGCAGCGGGTTCTTGATGCGGCACATGGCCTTGCGCCACACAGTGAGCCGCTTCGCGCGCACCGTGCGTTTGCAGGCATGCCAGTACGTCTGGCTCAATTTTCACACACCGATGTAGAACTTTTTGGTATCTCGCGCATTGTGCAAACGCACATCACTGAAGGTGTCGCCCCAGAAGAGATTGCGGTGCTCGTGCGCGACAATGCGCATGCAGAGCCCATCGTCCGAGCGCTTGGTCGTGTGGGCATTCACGCGGCTCATACGGCGAACCAGTCGCTGTTTCGTCATCCCCACATCCGCCCTCTTCTGTTGCTCTTTCGCGCAACGTGCATGATCGGCGACCCGATTGCTCTTTCGGAAGCACTCCAGGCCGGTGCGGGGAAATGTGATGCGATCGATGTATTCCGATTTATCCGCTCACTGCGCTCTGGGAAAGAAGCATGGGACCTCATCCGTTCTGAAGCGGCGATGCGTGATGTGGGGATTGTGCACCCTCGACCATTCCTTGAATTGGGGCGGCATATCACGAAAGCCCATGAAGAGGGGCGGCGCCATGGACCGCTTACAGCGCTTGATCTTCTCATTCCACTCGTGCGCCTCTTTGACGCTCCTGAAGATATGACCGACATGCGCGCGCTTCGCACGCTCTATACCGCGATACGCGGTATAGTTGCGCGATCACCCGATGCATCACTTGAAACGGTGTGGCGTGCGCTCATGCGCGCCCATGATCACGGTGCACTTGCGCTTCCCGTGCACGCGCTGCCGCCTGGATATGTGCGTGTGATGACTGCGCATCGTGCAAAAGGTCTCGAATTTAAAGTAGTTATTATTGCGCACGCCGTTGACGGAACGTGGGGTGGCAAACAGCGTCGCGAACTCCTCTCACTTCCAGAGAAGGTATACCGGATTACCGATGCAACCACTCAAGACCCTGAGGGAGATGAACGGAATGTCTTTTATGTTGCGCTTACTCGCGCGAAAGATGTCGCATACATTACCTATGCGGTTCGTGATCTTGAAGACAGAGAGCGCCTCCCCTCACGTTTTCTCACAGAATTACATCCAGCTCATATCGAAACATTTGCGACGGATGCCTTAGAAGCGGAATATCTCACCACCTATACTGCGCACGCTGCAGCACCGCAGCCTCCAGCTGACGTGCATGCATATGTACGAGACCTTTTCCTTTCCTCTGGGCTCTCGGTAACGGCGTTGAACAACTACCTCTCGTGTCCGTGGAAGTTTTTCTTCCGCAACTTGGTACGTATGCCAGAGGCGCCTCATGCGCACGCACAACTTGGCACCGCAATTCACGCAGCACTTCGCGCCTATGGCGAAGCGTTCACACAAACAGGGGAGCATATACCCGCTCTTGCGCACGCGGCGTTTACAAAGGCGCTAGAACACGAACCTCTTACGGCGCGAGATCGCCAGCATCTCGCGGAACGAGGTTTAGAAATGGTAGAAGGATATCTCGCAGAGCGTGCTTCACTGTGGCGCCGTGATGCGCTCTATGAACTGCGCATTTCAGATGTGCCCGCGCACGAGGGGATTGTTCTTCATGGTGCGCTCGATAAGCTTGAAAAACTATCGCCAACAGAGGTACACGTCATTGATTATAAGACAGGAGCTTTTAAAACCCGTAACGCCCTTCTGGGAAAAACAAAAGATGCAACTGGCGACGAGGTGCGCCAGCTCGCATTTTACTCTATTCTGCTTCGTGGCTACCAAGGGGGTGCGCTGCGTATGGTGTCTGGCCAAATAGAATATATACAGCCTGATCCGCGAGAAAAGTACCGCGGCGAAGCTTTTGCACTTGAAGAGCTTCCCATTGAAGAAACAGAAGCGGCAATTAAAAAAGTTATTTCTGAAGTGCTGGCGCTCTCATTCTGGGAACGAAAGTGCGATGACCGCGAGTGCGCCTACTGTACGATGCGCTTTGGCGTATAA